Genomic segment of Notolabrus celidotus isolate fNotCel1 chromosome 1, fNotCel1.pri, whole genome shotgun sequence:
tattttactgcaaaaaataaataaatgttaagtgacaaaatgtattcaaaaacaataaaaagctcCCACAAAAACTCTGCTACATATACCATTGCTCatgcatgcaaataaaaaatgatagcTGGTTTATTTTTCAGGTGAAGCATTTTTGAGgccaggaaaaagaaaaaaagtatacctactggcaggcctccctgcattcacagttaaacctctgcaaatgatccagaacgcagcagcacgtctggtcttcaaccagcctaagacagctcatgtcactcccctgctcatctcactacactggcttccagttgcagctcggatcagatacaaaactctaatcatgacttacaaagcagtaaccaaaactgctccagtttacctggaacccctcatccaggtctactgcccttcttgcccgctacgctcagcctctgaaaagcacctagtgcttccagcacacaaggcctcaaaatcactagctcgactcttctcttctgttgcccctaaatggtggaatgaattggccaactccattcgatctgcagagtccctctctactttcaaaagacagcttaaggcccagctctttaggaagcactgtgcacttagctagactgttctccactgttgtccccagtggcagatcttgtcttccagctacagttgactcgcactgtcttgctctactctgggaatctgtgttcagctctggagtgacccagcacttggtactttggtcattattgtggtgatgttaattgttgatgaagataatggaaggtcttaaattgtttggttgcttcattgtagatgttccttattttgaaaattaaaataaaaaaaataaaaattccttacttacttttgtgtattgcctttacactgcttggcagtacctgcacccaaatggacttgaagcactttattactcgtactgatcttgtttcctcttgtctagatctttgcttgtgttgttcttgtatgtacgtcgctttggataaaagcgtctgctaaatgacattgtaacattgtaacattgtactaaaacaaatgtgtttggGGTAAAGACTGAGATAGATAAAGTTCTGGGAATTGATTTACTATTCACCCCAAGCCAGTTTCTTTTCGATCTAACCCTTGAAGACAAGAACACCAGAGACCAAGAGTACCTGTTACATCTACTCTTGATGACTGCTAGGAAAATGGTGACAATAAAATGGATGAATTCACAGCCACCTACAGTGGTACAGTGGAAACAGAAGCTGAGGGAGGTGTATGGAATGGAGGCTTTAACTGCTCAATTAAAATCACGGTCTGATATCTTTGTGAAGAGATGGCTACCTATAGCAACATATCTCTTTAACTAAAGGGAACTGTGCACTGCGCTGATAGTCTTAACTATCCACTTACTTAATTATTTTTCACTCAAACCACTGCCGCaagactgttaaccaggtcTGGTAAAGCATCCCACATCACTCCCATCTTATTCTCCTTACACTGGCtaccaatcaaattcagaatacagtttaagatcctcatattaacatacaaagcaatccatcatcaagcacctTCTTATATCTCAGgcctgctccacccttacatccccagtagacccctcagatcctcagatcagggtctgcttgctgtgcctcgtgtcaGGCTTAAAACCAAgggtgaccgtgcctttgagcatgtggctccatctctctggaacagtcttcGGCCCCAagtgctctgtgctgactcgactgagacttttaaaaagcagcttaagtctcatttgtttgttatggctttCGACCCTCCATCGtaatttgatgtcattttgtctgctttctctgattctctgtaaagcactttgtgactatgtctgtgaaagTGTACTTACTTACTCATTAGTTTTATTCAGCTTTCTAGGCCCcaatgtgttttctctctctttgttttttttctttttcctcacactGTCATACATTTTCTGTGATGCTGTCAAGGAatgttctgtgttgtgttttttccatctttaatgaaaaaaataaatagagttcccccaaaaaataagtGTTTTTATGTAAACACTACCTTGTGTTCCAAGAATCTCCATGTGCAGATGTGCAAGGCCGCTGGCAGCTGACAACGCCAGTTTGATCATTCCTTCAGTAGTGACAGAGTAGCGGTTCAGGTAGTCAAACAGGGAGCCGTACTCATGGTAGTCTGACACCAACCACAGCTGGGTCCATGTACCGTTGTCTGGACAAAAGATGGAAATACACAGATGATGATGACGAGTCAGAATGATAAGTTAGTGCACAACAGAGTGTATACTGAAAACAGGTCCCTttagttttaaaataattggTCCAttctttgaccaaaaaaaatgcTGTGATGTTACAGGTCTGCACCTTTGTTGTCAGCGGCGATGAAGCCTAGGATGTTTTCATGGCGCAGCATGATGGTCTGATAGATTTCAGCCTCACGGAACCAGGAGCGCTCCTCTCTGGATGAAAAGATCTTTACCGCCACGTCACCTCCCCTCCATCGCCCTCGCCACACCTCCCCGAAACGGCCTTTACCAATGATCTCCTGGAGGACAATCGTTCTGGCCACGGTCCGCTGCACAAACAGAGGGAGACCTGTCCAGAAGAAACAAGAACAGAAAACAATAAGCAGAAGCcagaaacacttaaaacagAAACCCAAGTGCTTGCCTGCAGCAGTGTTATTGTGTTCTGCAATGACCTGATCCTGAACCAGACGTCGAAAGATCATATATGAGGTCCTGCAGGGTCCTATCTTTGGCCAGGTAGAGGTGGTCACAAGAGGGGTCCTCCACCTCCAGCCTCTGTCGGTGGCTATAGGCCCTCTGGTGGTACTGATACAGGAACACAGCCACCAGCAGCAGGAGGCACAGCAGGAATAGCGGCCCTGCGATTACAGCGACCAGCTCCACCAGCCCCCATGTCCCGTCTGGACCATAGCCTCCCCCAAGTCCTGGCTTAGTTGTTACtaaagagaaaataagaaaaagtttAAACTGACTTCATTCTCTGGCATGAaatacttcatgtttttaaaggaaGGTTGCAATAAGCTGGAAGAAACTAAACACAAAATGTCTAATTCTCTAAACTGAAAGGATCCTCTgtgaaacaaatgtacaatataaatgttgaaattaCATTGACTGCATATTTTAATATCAAAGGTGATCTCATTTCCTCTTTGGACAGCTTATCTTTTCTTCTTGATGCTGCAGTTAGTTCTGAAACCTATTTGCCTCATATCAGAAAAAAGTCCCTCTGACTGATTTTGGCTCTTTAACCAATCACTGGAGACCTGCCTGTTTTCTTGAATCTCAGCAGGAAGACAAGCTTAAACGGATTTGATAAGACAATATTTTATTACAAACTCCTTCAGCTGGTTCCATAATCTTTCAGGatgatgaaacatttaaaacatgaattCTTTTACACCCATGATTCCTGGTGTTGCACAGTTCACAGTTTAGAAGAGGACATTCACCCAAGCAGAACAACTTTGCATTACAatatcatttatcatttatatttcagGTCTTTGCCAAGTCTTTTGGTTAAAGGCTTTATGTAAacgtgtgtgtattttcagttCACGGTGCTGATGGATACTGACCACAACTTCCTGTCAAAATTGTTTCCAAGCTTACATTCTTCTCTAAAAAGATTTGAGGACACAGTACAAAACACCACAGGAAACTTCTCAGGAACCATGAGTCATTAAAGTGTGGCAGAAACATTTCACAGGCGCTGAGAGGCTTCAGATACCATTACTAAAGCCCCCACTCTGATATACTAGGTGTACAAATGCAGATTCTGTTGCCTGGGAGTGTAAGGTGCATACACCAGttaaaaacatgcttttaaggATCATGTATTTTCTTTAAGATATACTACAGACAAACATTATTTTCTGTtatacaaaatcaaacaagcCTTGCAAAGTAGACAGAGTTTTAACAACACTGAATAGAACTAGAAACAGTGTATTTTTCTGTGCTACATTCCTCACCTGATGGTACTTGAAGGTCaatgctgttgcagtagtcaGTGTAGCAGCAGTGGATGTTGAGCAGACCCTCTGCACCCAGGCAGTAGAATGGCTGTCCAGGGGGCACGAGTTTATCTCGTGTGATGCAGATGCGGATGTGCTGCTCTTGACCATCAATGAAGGAGGTGGAGGCCATGCAGGCTCCATCAGTCTCACATCGGGAGCTGGTCTTCTCACACTGGGCCGTAGTGCAGTTACACCAAAGAGCTGAGGGGACGGAGCGACACAGTGTGAAACAACATACGTTATTTTCTTCTCATCATGTGCTGTTGAAGGCAGTAACAGTTAGGGTTTCAAAGGGGGGGAAAGTTTCTGAtacatttccatgggaagttaagctgaggAATTTGGAAATATTataaattggaaattatgggaattgagggtaaattaatggaaaggtatcatatccaagcataaatatttgcagacgtccaaaataatacaattaaaacagatttatttgtaagtagaactttatcaagtgttacatattttaatgaacaaccaattctttcattgaagaacaaaaacatgaatgttgagttaaatattactcatccccctgacccaacccattcaaaaattaacaaaaatgcaatcccaacaaagtcccattcaaaatgttaaatgaaaagagcccctcccTCCAAataagtcccattcaacatgcaaataaaaagtgcatgggGGGGACGTGGTCTCCATAGCcgtgcagtaagcagtgtgctatgtgcatgtgagtgaggaatagcatagatattcaactgtacttgcatgaaatctggttgtttcagtcaggattgtgttaaaatatattttccccaacctTATCTAAGTTCCcttttaagagccaaccttcaatttagtaaattcctggtttattcccttTCATTCCCTtgaattcctgttaattcccatggaaagtttccaactttgaattCCCAGCATTGTGCAATATACCCTTATGTTAAAACATCAACGAGAATAATCAGTAATATATAGTTTTGGTCATTTTTTGAACAGTTAAATGTGAAGGCTGTATTATTAAATTAGTTTTAGGGATTTCTGTGTGAAGCAGCTACCTGACAAGGTTAGAGAGTAAACATTTTTCACTAATATTAAAGTGAAATTTTCAGATATGTGATGTCTTCAGAGATATAatggacagacaggcagaccaTGGTGTTACCATGGTCATGAAAAAGAGGAAGTGTAAGAGGCTGGCTGAGGTGGGGTGTGCCCGGGTGGCAGGCCTTAAGGAGGACGGGTGGAGTTATTATGTGAAAGTATGTGGGAGGAGAGATTAACTGAGCAGCCCTAACTGTTATTTAAAAGATTAATACTTCCTTAGTGAAATTAAGTAATGCTATGAAGGCACAGACATGATGTGAAATTTCTGTTACTCTGACGAAGCCCAAGGTGAATTCTCCATATAAAATGAGCCTTCCAGGGCTTCAGTGCTGGATGTGTTTGTTCACAAAAACTGACACACAGGCAACTGGACTTTTTTGTCATATGCGTCAAACAGGGGAAATTCAGAGGGAACCCATTACAACATATTTTGTGGTGTTGACTCACACAATAACAACACCTACTTGCCAGATGCTGATGGTCAGATAGAAGAAGATAAACTTCCAGAGAGGAAATAAGGAAGATAGATGCTGACTAAAGTtgaaaaattacatttcagaATTTCCATGGCTATCAATGCCCCACAAGTACAATCCATGTTGACAAACCCTAAAGGAGTCCTGTATTATGTTTAAGAAATAGAAACCCTCAACCCTTCAGATATACAGCTAAGATGCAGGTCTTtgcttttaaaattgttttctcAACCTCATCAATCATTTCAGCGTTTCAAGTAAATCACATGACAAAGGATTTTTTTGCTTTGACATCATTAATGGAATAATGCTTGAGCACCACTActtttttctgcactttttcATAACACAACAAGACTGAGAGGCCATCGTGAACTGTCTTACATTCCAAACACTGACGTCATGTTACATGTTTTGAATATAATAAGGTAGACATTAGTTATGTCTGTCATTCTGTACAATAAAGTGCTGTGTGGGGGGATGAGATGCATGAGCAGTGTCACAAAAATTGTTCCAAAGCACTTTTTTAAGAGCATGAACTGATGGAAGAAAGAATAAGGGAGTATTCTCACATTTCTAACCTCATTTAATCAGTACCCAAGTGATCCTTTCAATCATTACAGAAAAACCTTTGTAGAATTTAGTTTACAGCTTTGCAAGAAAGAGTACCTCTTCAGTGGAAACCTAATGCCTTTGAGCTGAAAGAGTGGTTTGAATTACACTTTTCCAGAATCTTTTTGATGTATGAAATAAGATTGAGAAGATAATCAGCCACTCATATTATAACATAAAATTACTTGTTATGTGCAACCCGAGAAATGTATCTGCTAGTGCTGGTTTTAATCCAAAATGCTTATCCTAAATTTTAATTGATTTGAAATGAATTTTCAAAATATCACATTGATAACTGAGGAGACTTCACATATCGAGAAGTCATGCTTACTCTAATAGATTATAAATCAGCtgataaaaacactcaaacctaTTAGCAGGAAAGTCaaatagtaaataaaaacataataaaagtaACCTGAATGGTATTTGGTTCTACTCCAATTTTTCAATCATTATGAATCCTCCCCATCCTTGATCTTTATCGTCTACAAATTAATACTTTTGTCTTTCAATACATTCACAACTTACTCCTAGCAAGCATtcggtttttatttcagtttaactCTCAGATCCATCTTTACCAAACAAGGTCTGCAAACAAACTCCATCCAGCTTCCTTAAGGACAACCTTTTCTCAGTTTCCCATCAGATACAGAGGCCCTCACTTTTAGAACAGTTTACCTGGTCATATAACAAGGAACACAAATTCCAActcattcaagaaacaaaccatACACTTTCTATTCGGTGAGTTAAGTAATACAACATGAAGAGCAAATTTTTAttgcatatttacaaacacatactctccctactttcctaacttataaataattattctggtttttattttttttaaactttctcttctttgtgttttgtatgtagatattCTGATCTACAATGAtgctttctctttgtgttgattgttttctttggagggccactcgacaagcctgttagggttttttttggctcctcctgcacataacaTGTTAGTGGTTAGCAGCGGTGGGAGAAAGTCATTGTTTTGCAAGTCTCAAGTAAGTCTCAAGTCTTTAATCCCAAGTCTcgagtcaagtctcaagtaaagatgtgcaagtccaagtcaagtctcaagtaaagacAAAACAAGTCGAGTCAAGTCCAAAGTCATAGGCTTGACAATTTTCGAGTCCTTACAAGTCATAAACACTGTTTACCAAATAAAATGCCATTTTAACAATGTAACAATCTATTAAATTTGACAAATACAATTAATGCATATggaatcattttattttttaaataaaataaaaccagtgtgACAAGACTTAGTCACAGAAAAACAGGTCTTCATTCGGTGTTTACATTTGACtcttattgacattttgttggaagaggtagaaaactcaaataagaccagtGCGAGCGACAGAACTTAACtgcacagaaaaagagacataGCATTCAGGGTATAATCAATGCTAAGTGCAACAACAAATGAACCTCCGGCGTTGGAGTCATTTGAACTCACCTAATGCTCAAAATGTCAAGTATTTTCAAGTCATCAGACTAAAGTCTAAGTCAAGTCCTGAGTCATTGATGCCAAAGTCCAAGTCGAGTTACAAGTCTTTGATGATATTGTCAagtcatgttctacacctccatcatccagtctgttctgtgtacctccatcactgtctggtttggctctgcaaccaaactagacaaacacagactgcaacggactataaggactgcagaaaaaatcatcggtgtcgacctgccccccatccaggacttgtaccggtcccgggccaggaaacgggcaggtagcatcaccgctgacccctcacaccctggacacaaattcttcaaactcctcccctctggcaggcgctacagatcactgtgcgccaaaacaacccgccataagaacagtttcttcccccaggctgtcactctgatgaacactaaaccataacagtgtcatacctgtcagataaatactctctgtaattatgtaaatatacaatgcaacaattctccaagcagaattccatatttctattttttgtattatttaactactattttataatgtaaaaactacctctgcaactcaccactgcacttttatcatattattttagcctgtacatattagtcatgcctatttgttgttctttttgtatctatagctgatgttattgttattattttattttatttttatttctatgtcttattcttattcttatgccttgtacaaagagagcacagtttacctaagtcaaattccttgtgtgttcaagcatacctggccaataaagctgattctgattctgattctgaagtcgAGTCCAAAGTCATCAAAATTGTGACTCGAGTCTGAAGCCAGTTCAAGTCTTGTGACTCGAGTCCACACCTCTGGttgttagttttattattgaatgtACCTGTTATATATTGGCTTGTGTCATTGAACAGCaaagttttggttttgtttattttatatgcacaataaataaataaataaatatataaataaataaataaaattaaaaaaaaaaaaaaaaatacaataaaataaaataataaaaaaataataaaaaaattaaaaaaataaaataaaataaaataaaataaaataaaataaataaataaataaataaataaataaaataaaataaaatacccaAAGTACTGAACTCCTGAAGACACTGTGAACACCCGACACTCCACATCCTGATAAACGGTGACATAATGTACCAATAGTTACCAGGTTATCATAATTTAACACAAAATTGCAATTGCAAAAATGTGCTTCGTGCATTTAGTATCATTGTTAATCAGTTTAATGTTCATATGTGTGCCTGGATTCTTTATATCAGGTGACTAATGTCTGTTTTAGAGTAATCTGAGGACATCCATCCTCATTTCATCGAC
This window contains:
- the LOC117812393 gene encoding activin receptor type-1B-like, which encodes MANLRISLAVVVVQTVLYRSCEALWCNCTTAQCEKTSSRCETDGACMASTSFIDGQEQHIRICITRDKLVPPGQPFYCLGAEGLLNIHCCYTDYCNSIDLQVPSVTTKPGLGGGYGPDGTWGLVELVAVIAGPLFLLCLLLLVAVFLYQYHQRAYSHRQRLEVEDPSCDHLYLAKDRTLQDLIYDLSTSGSGSGLPLFVQRTVARTIVLQEIIGKGRFGEVWRGRWRGGDVAVKIFSSREERSWFREAEIYQTIMLRHENILGFIAADNKDNGTWTQLWLVSDYHEYGSLFDYLNRYSVTTEGMIKLALSAASGLAHLHMEILGTQGKPGIAHRDLKSKNILVKKNCTCAIADLGLAVRHDSASDTIDIAPNQRVGTKRYMAPEVLDETINMRHFDSFKCADIYALGLVYWEIARRCNSGGIHEEYQLPYYDLVPSDPSIEEMRKVVCDQKLRPNIPNWWQSYEALRIMGKIMRECWYANGAARLTALRIKKTLSQLSIQEDIKV